The genomic window TACAGACTCAGCGGCCTCGCTTCACTCTGTTCACCCTCACACAAACCGCAAACGGTGGAGTGCAACGGCACCTGCTGGTGGACAGCGGAACAAACGTTTTTGGAGGTAAAGAGGCCGAGTTCCGACTCCGTTAAGGTTGTAAAGGCGCATATGTATAgctagtattagtattagtattagtatatttattgtaatactttattatttacttaGTGATGCCTTTGTCGGCATTCGGTAGATTTTGTAACCAGTATTTTTGGGGGTAATATTTGAATGTTACACCGCCTTTCGTTGCCATGGTGATATCAACACAACTGGCTAGCTGAAGTTTTCCCCTTGCTTAGCGCTAACGTTAGTtgactcattttgttttgtctgcttcactacatttatttatttcggaTTATTACCAGATTTAAAAGTCATGGAGCACAAAGGTAAACTCTCGGAGCTAAACTTGACTGAAGAAGAAATAGAAAGGTTCACAAAAGCTTTCAAAGATGAGAACTTCAGAAAAATGCTGCGGGACTACGCAGATGAGATATCCGACCCTGAGAATAGAAAGAAATACGAAGAAGAAATAACCATCCTGGAGAAGGAGCGAGGCAATAACGTGCAATTCATTCACCCAACTCCTTTCCAATGCATCAAGACCAGCGTTAATGGGCAAAACAAGTGCTACGTTAATATATGTGCCAATGACAAAATAGGAAAACCTTCATGTAAAAGTGGAATGTCTGAGGATGGAAAAAGCGGGCATCACTGGTCTCTTCCACACAGCCTTCACCCAGAGAGGAAAGAGCTGGATCCAAAAGGGAACAAAATCCTTATTTATGATGTAATTTTTCACCCTGACACTCTTCACATAGCCAGCACAAACAGTAGATTTATGGATATTGTGAGGGGTCTTGCACTTCAGAGTATTCAGGATGGTTTTAATGTGTGtctagataaaaaaaacattaagaccatgaatacaaaatataaagggAATCCGCAGGCCTGTGTCATCAGAAAACCTATATCTGGATTTAAAGCTAAAGTCTCCTCAGATAACCCTGATCCTCTGGCTTTTCCATATCCTGATAATAAAGCCGCCATCTCCAAAAAAGAAGAGCTAAATAGTCAAAGACATTCCAAAGATCTTGCCAGTATCCAGGAGCCAACTGAGCCTCACTACACAATCAAATACCGCTCATTCATCGATCTCCAAGACTTCACGTGCACTAGAGATTTAAAGCAGAGCTCCAGGCCCAAAGAGATTATTTTAACTATTGACCTACCGCTTCTCAAATCAGTAGCAGCAAtcactcttgaggtcaaaaagaAAAGTCTTCTGCTTGAGTCACAGGACCCTGCCTACAAACTGGAGCTGACTTTAGCCTATGCTATagatgaggacagaggagcagcaaAGTTCAACAGACAGGCCAGGCAGCTGATTGTCACACTCCCTGTACGGTGTCCAGAAGAGGAGTTACAAATAAGCAGTAGCCCTCAGGATTCTGTTAGTGACATGCAGGATTCTGATGATGTATTTGAGAAAGAAGTAGAACAGGATGGCATAAAGAACTGTGCTGAGGGGAGAGCAGTAGAATCACCAGAGAACACTGCTGCAAAGGAGACTGGTGatatgtgtgaaagagagaaagagggtacAGAAGTCAGTCAACAACATCAGGACAGCACTGATCTGAGGCTGTGTGAGGAGCACCAAAGTGAAATCAAGACAGAGGGGCATGAGGGAGTTTCTGATGAGAAGGACCTGATAGGAAATGGGACAACACACCAAGTCCACGCCTGCGTGAAGAAGGAAGAAATATATGAAATACAAGATAAAGAAGAGGAGGGGTTAGAATCAAGACATTTAATCAAAATGGAAAAAGAGCAGTCAGAAAAGGTAAGTAATACGTAGCTTCTCATCAATCTATCTGTCCGTGGCAATGAATTACATCTTTCGGTTTTGTCTGTTAGGCATCGGAAGATCTACCTGGCACCTCAGAGCCTGTAACAGCTGCAGAAAAGGTGGGTGAAGATCTTCTGAAATCAGAGAGGGACTTTGAAAACACCAGTGTTCCCCTGGTTTTATtgagggaggtgagagaggacgGTTCACAGTGTGTCATCAgtgatcatgtgaccactgCAGGCTTCAGCTTCCACAACTCCCTCCTGTTTGAGCTGGACTGAGCTGAGGTGATACATAGGGTCcaaatactgtggaatatcttCACATTAATGTTGACATAGCACACGTTAAATGGGCTACTGAAGAgaaatttaaatatgaaattttaaatattagAAAGTGAtgcattattttcattattttcattgtgtATCATATTAAATAACACTTGCCATTTTTCGGACGTCTGCTTAACTGAAAGTTTTCTCCTATTCCTTCCACTACACAATGCCTTCTATGTACTGGTGAAATGTTACTCAGGGACAGAGTCAAAATACTCTCAGTTTATTAAATGCTTAAACATATAAAAGTTACATGTAAACAGCCCGCTCAACTTGACCCTTTAAGAGACATTGGGAAATGCAGTGAAAGGCACTTAAAGTCTGATGATTTAGACAGCTGAATGAAGATACCAGACTTTCGTGCTATAGTGAATGTATTAGACAAATAAAGTTGTAAAAGACTCAGTAGCAGCCTTGAGGATGTTTGGCAGGGTATGTTTTGGAAAATACTTGAGGATTCATTTACGGTAAGTTGAACTGGCAGTTAGTATTGTAACAATTGAGTCTTACATCTTCACTGTCAACTGAAGGTCTTATCTGGCTGCCCTCTGGAGGGAGCTGTCTAAGAAGTGAGAGTAACAGGTGAGTGAGCAGAAGTACTGCTGTATAGGGGCATCGGTGCCCCCCATGTTGTCCACTAACACCACTGTGTGGGACACCTGGTGCAGGTTCATGCTTACACTGCTCTGGATGTACTGACTGATACACACTTGTCCACAGCAGCAGATCTTTGCTACCTCCAGGTCCCGACACAGGTGAGCCGGGATGAGCTGAGGGCCAAATACTATCCTGTCAGAGAAAAAGCACAAACTTAATTTCATTtagaattcaaaatataaactgtcaatttaaatgaataaactgGATAAATATTACTAACATACAAAAATGTCCGATAATAGATTTGTTGAGCATTTTAATGTCTTAATTAATttgatataatttatttattttgcacacTGTGTTACAGTAATATAACCTGGACATTGGTGGCTAACAATCTCCATTAGGATGAGATTTTTAAAGTATCATATAATATCATATAACCTACAAGGAAGAAAACTGAGCTAGAAGTAATTCTGTAGAAACCAGGGATGTCGAAAGTATTGaaaactaatcaatactaaactagtattgaaattagATAAGCATTTGAGCAGGTTTCGATATATAAAGTCATATTCACGAGGCAGAAATGAATTTTTCCTAAACagttttagaataatcttgagctgtgtcagaacaagcaCAGGGCCACACAGAGTAGCAATTGCCCATGGAcaactatggaacatacctggacgactgagggatgccacagatataagaccacatgataatataacaGAAAGTACTAtagtttaatattgaaaatcacattctactgtctaaagaaagtgtgttttaaattatcattgtggtatcaaattGGTATTGAGAatggagtctattccttagtactgaaataGAGCTAAAAATTTAGTGTTGTGCCAACGTTAGTAGAATCAGTGTCCATAAAGACGGTAGCATAGGAGTATATTCCAGAGCTAGAGAGTGTTCTGACCTCTGGTTTGCCACAGCCCTGGAAGCGATCTCCTgtagaggaagagggaaagTGAGTTTGATGGTGTGGTCTAGAGGGTTAGGCTGGATAAAAGGGTTCCCAAACAAGTCCAGGTTCTCCAGGCTGAGCTTCCTGAAGTCCATGGGCAGCACAGACAGTTGATTGTGGGCCGCGGACAGGAAACGGAGCTTGGACAGGCGGCCGATGTGGAAGGGCAAACAGACCAGCTGGTTGTCGTCCACTTTGAGGGTGACCAGTTCTCGGAGCTGGCAGAACTCCGGGGGGAGGGAGCGCAGCTGGTTGTGGGCTAAGTCCAGGGAATGCAGGGTCTTCTGGAGTGTGGACAAACACAGAGCCTCACTGAATGACTCCAGGTGGTTGTTCCGGAGGTTCAGGTGTGACAGGCAGCCCAGGTCTCCGATTGTCGCTGGCAGCTTCTTTATGTGATTACTGCTAAGGTCCAGTACACGCAGAGCTACACAAAAACAGTGATGTAAGAAGATTGTGGTATGGTAAAATAATTGTTTcacaatatttttaatattagcTACTAACAAAGAAATTACTGTTACTAACACAATCCAATGGCTACAATGATGGTTAGCAAGTATCTACAATACTGAAGAATGTGTGGTTAATACCATATTAATATGTAGCACAGCTGATATACTAACTGATAAACTGGTTGCATTACATTACAGTGTaaaaacttattttttatttatcattgaTTAGATTAGATGTTGCTGtacagtttgaagcctaaattacATGATTAAGTACCAGATCAAGGGGCCACTATCTTCTGAATACTTATGTTTGGTACATGTAGAACTTCCCAACACATTCCATATGGGACTGACCTTTCAGAGAGAGCATGCGCATATCGACTCGCGTCAGTTTGCACCAGGACACCTGCAGCTGCTCCAGAGAGTACGGGAAGTTGGAGGTCAGAGGGTAGTCCTTCTTTGAGAGGATGGAAAGCCTCTTCTTGGGCTGCTCCACATCTCGAGCCCGAACCGGAGTGAGTGTGGACAGAGGCAGGCTGCTCGTCTCACTCCCCCTGTCTGCCAACCGTGCTGCAGACAGGAAGTTCTTTAGGCTGTTTGGATCTGCCTGGAACACATACAGGTTGTAAAAATGAATAGGTTGTTGATTCTTttgaaacaataacaataaatagcAGATAAAAGTGCCCTCAACAtatcattttgagtttatgttttGCTATATAAAACTTACTTCAAAGGCATGTCAATGGCTACCtcactgaaaataaaagtacCTCAACACAATCTGACAGTCTGACCAGCAAAAGCTACAAATGTGAaactgtcatagagcagtgaaAATAGAGGAAGATAGTACCTTGCTCAAACAGATGTCAACTGCTGGTTCTTTTAACCGGACAGTAGCTTTGCCCTCTTCAACAAACCATGTGAAGAACTTCTCAATGTTGTCTTTGAGCTGCAACAGAGAATTGTTGGCACCATCCACAGCAAATGGATTAATCACAACAATACTGTCCAGTAActttaatgtcatttaaaaaattTACCAGCATTTTACTTTATAGTTGAGTAATCACTAATGCAGCAATATTGGGACCCAGTTCAAATGAAAACAGATCTTTCTCTGCATGTGGATTACATCGATGATTTCTGAGGTGAGATTAGTGATACATTTAATTGTGAATATTTACTGTTGGGGTACAGTGCTTTGtgtcaaaaacacaattaaaaagtGCCTCAATCTAAACGCAGCCAAAGTAtgattaaaggaactgtatgtagcctgtgcacTAACAATTTTAAAACAGGTGCTACAGTCTCAGCTGAACCTGAGTTGCCAGTGCCTAACCTGCATATAGAAGACACATGCAAGATTTTTCTAATTCTCAGTAGGGCTATATGTACAGACCATATcacatgtgaaagctcagaacctcctcAATTCACTCACTGGGCTACTGAGGCTGCACTTGCACTGGTTGATGatcggctgcaggtgctgggagTTATGTAGtaaggattcagatcagagacagtcattttagattcaaactaactggatttcagcattgaaactgacaaCCTAAATGACTGACTCCTGTAGGGGTcattctgcttcctgattggaTAGTCGTAGTGagaacaaaacaccaaataaatgGAACATAACggccaatatttttgtaattaggaATAATtctgcattacaattgttatcagtaggTTGAGTTGAACATGTGTACCTCGTGTCTGAGGACACAGATAGGTGAAGTTTATGAACGTTAAGGTCAAAATCgcacatacagttcctttaagaagACCAGCTTTAAAGCATAAATACAACTGAAGCTGAGGTAACAGGTATAAAGGACAGAGCAGCAGAAGCCTACAGTTTGAGATCCACTGCTGTAATCATAAATGGGTTGGTTAAGTTACGGCCACTTCCGCGGTTACAGAATGGTTAGGAGCGGGTTTAGTAGGGCACAACGGAACGGACCTTATACTTTGAGCCCGCTCGGTCCTTGGCGGTACAGATCAGCAGGTATACGTGGCTACGTTGACTTGTTTTGTCCAGATGTTTCCCGATGGACAGAACAGCTCTCATCCCCTTTCCACGACCTTTCATCCCGTACGTGGGAAGCTGACGATTCAGTAATTCGACATCGCACTGTAGCTTCATTTTGCCCAAACAGTGCACAGTGGTAGTATTAGTCCTGTTACTGCCGAGTGTGCAGAGATTATAGGGAGCATTTATAGAAACGTCCGTGTTTCCTACTTTGAAAAGATGAAGCTGCCGTCATGGATGTCAACAACAGAGCACCATTTGCGCCAAACAGCGTGAGAACTGCCTCAGAAAACTCTCACCATCAAAGAAAGGCAACCCGGCAAACAGCACAGGACAGTGAAGTATAAATTAACTCATCTGGACAAACCAAGCCTTCTGAATAAGTTGAGTTTCTTGAGTTCGGTTCCGGATAGACGTTAGCAGCCTGTTAGCGGGATCTCGCGCGCAGGAAGTGACGTCACTGAAGTATAACAACAAACTGTCcggaaaatgtaaaataaaacgtGCACGTGATCAGTGATAAATTGTTTGTTATTACTGTGATTTTTACAATAATATTTAG from Periophthalmus magnuspinnatus isolate fPerMag1 chromosome 22, fPerMag1.2.pri, whole genome shotgun sequence includes these protein-coding regions:
- the dnaaf2 gene encoding protein kintoun, yielding MEHKGKLSELNLTEEEIERFTKAFKDENFRKMLRDYADEISDPENRKKYEEEITILEKERGNNVQFIHPTPFQCIKTSVNGQNKCYVNICANDKIGKPSCKSGMSEDGKSGHHWSLPHSLHPERKELDPKGNKILIYDVIFHPDTLHIASTNSRFMDIVRGLALQSIQDGFNVCLDKKNIKTMNTKYKGNPQACVIRKPISGFKAKVSSDNPDPLAFPYPDNKAAISKKEELNSQRHSKDLASIQEPTEPHYTIKYRSFIDLQDFTCTRDLKQSSRPKEIILTIDLPLLKSVAAITLEVKKKSLLLESQDPAYKLELTLAYAIDEDRGAAKFNRQARQLIVTLPVRCPEEELQISSSPQDSVSDMQDSDDVFEKEVEQDGIKNCAEGRAVESPENTAAKETGDMCEREKEGTEVSQQHQDSTDLRLCEEHQSEIKTEGHEGVSDEKDLIGNGTTHQVHACVKKEEIYEIQDKEEEGLESRHLIKMEKEQSEKASEDLPGTSEPVTAAEKVGEDLLKSERDFENTSVPLVLLREVREDGSQCVISDHVTTAGFSFHNSLLFELD
- the lrr1 gene encoding leucine-rich repeat protein 1, with product MKLQCDVELLNRQLPTYGMKGRGKGMRAVLSIGKHLDKTSQRSHVYLLICTAKDRAGSKYKLKDNIEKFFTWFVEEGKATVRLKEPAVDICLSKADPNSLKNFLSAARLADRGSETSSLPLSTLTPVRARDVEQPKKRLSILSKKDYPLTSNFPYSLEQLQVSWCKLTRVDMRMLSLKALRVLDLSSNHIKKLPATIGDLGCLSHLNLRNNHLESFSEALCLSTLQKTLHSLDLAHNQLRSLPPEFCQLRELVTLKVDDNQLVCLPFHIGRLSKLRFLSAAHNQLSVLPMDFRKLSLENLDLFGNPFIQPNPLDHTIKLTFPLPLQEIASRAVANQRIVFGPQLIPAHLCRDLEVAKICCCGQVCISQYIQSSVSMNLHQVSHTVVLVDNMGGTDAPIQQYFCSLTCYSHFLDSSLQRAAR